ACCGGGCGGTGGTGTTGGCCCGGCCCGATCCTTGGCAGCTGACCGGGGCGTTCCACCACGGGGACGGCGCGGGCCATGCCTGGCTGTGCGGCGCCGAGAGCGGCGAGCTGCCGGCCATGACCGCCGCCGAGTTGCAGAGCGATTGGCTCCGGCTCGGCAACGGTGGCCACGCCAGCATCTGGTCGTGGATGGAGGCGGAAGTGGCCGAAGATGGGAGCGCCCGCGATGGCGGGAGGATCGAGATCCAAGCGGAGGGCGAGAGCGCTTGGAGCGCACTGCTGCCGGAAGGTGGCTATTCCCATGCCTTCGCCGCCGAAGACAACACCAACCCGCTCGGCCCGGGCGCCGCCTGCCTCTCCGGCCGCGAGAGTGCCTGGCGGCAGCTGCACTTCGATCTCACCCCGTGGAACGGACAGCGCGTGCGCCTGCGCTTCCTCTTCGGGAGCGATGCCAGCGTCGCGGCGACCGCGCATCGCGGCTGGCTGCTCGACGACTTCGTCGTCGTGCCCGGTGCCGTGGACCCCACCGACGCCGAGGAGGCTCTGCCTTCCCGGCTGCAGCTGCAGGTCGGGCCCAATCCCTTCCACCCGAATCTCAACTTCCAGGTGCAAGTGCCGCCGCAGCTGGGGCGTCTGCAACTCGAAGTCCTCGATGCCCGGGGCCGCGTGCTCCGCCGCCTCCTGGACGCGCCGCTGCCGGCCGGGGAGCACCGGCTGCGCTGGGATGGCCGGGATGCCGCTGGCCTCGCCGCCGCCGCGGGTGTTTATTACTATCGCCTGCTCTGGGCGGGCGGCCTGGAAACCGGCAAGGTCGTCCTGGTACGCTGACGCCCGCATCGCGCCGGCCGTGCTCCGGAACCGTCTGCGGCCGGAGTGTTCGTCTGCATCCGGGGAGACCTTCCTTGCCAGGAGCTTCGCACTTCCTCGGCGCGCGCCGGGGCTGCCTCCTCGTCGTGCTTCTCTGCCTCACGGGCTGTGTCGATCGTTTCGCCACGGACATCCCGATGGAGTTCCATCAGCTCCTGGAGGAGAAGTACGTGGGCAAACACGCCTGGACCCGTCTCACCATGCAGCACGAGAAGAAAAACGTGAAGATCGAGCAGGATCAGGAGGTACTGATCACCGAGCTCGGACTACACCGCGCCGGCTCGGTCACCATCGAAACGCTGGATGGCAAGATCCGGGTCGTCTTTCCCTTCAACCTCGACCGGCCGCTGTCGCTGGAACACTACGAACGGGCCCTGCTCGACGCCCTCTGGCTCGACTCCCCCGAGACCCGTTACGCCGCCAACAAGGAGAAATACGGCGCCCGCATCGCCGACGCGGTGCGGGACCACAAGATCCTGCCGGACATGCCGATCGTGGTCGCCTACCTGTCCTGGGGAGCGCCGACCAAGGTAGTTCCTACCAAGCGCGGCCAAGACGAGCGCTGGGAATACAACACCGCCAACCTCAAGAAAGCGGTCATCGAGTTCCGTAGCGGTAAGGTGGCCAAGTCCGACGGGGAAAACATCGGCGACACCGAAGCCGCCACCAAGCGCAAGCGCTTGCGCCGCACCTCGTGAGCGCGCACCGATGACGAAGATCCCCGAGGAATTGGTGCGGGCCCTGCCGAAGACCGACCTGCACCTCCACTTGGACGGCTCGCTCCGCCTGGAGACCATGCTCGCCCTGGCCCGGGAGCAAGGCATCCGCCTGCCCGCCACGGAACCCGAGTCCCTCGCCCGGCTGGTGCGGATGGGAGCAGGGGAACGCAGCCTGGAGCGCTATCTCGCCGCCTTCGACTACACTCTCGCGGTGCTGCAGGAGAAGGAAGCGATCGAGCGCTGCGCCTACGAGCTCGCCGCGGACTGCGCCGCCGAGAACGTGCGCTACATCGAGGTGCGTTTCTCCCCGATCCTGCACACCCGCCACGGCCTGTCGTTGAAGGATTCCGTCGAGGCCGTGCGTGAAGGCTTGTGGCGTGCTGAACGCGAGCTCGGCATCCAGACCGGGATCATCATCTGCGGCATCCGCCACATCAACCCGGAGAGCTCCCTCGTCCTGGCGCAGCTGGCCTTGGAGTACAAGGGGGCCGGCGTGGTGGGTTACGACCTCGCCGGCGCGGAGGAGCATTTCCCCGCCAAGAAGCACCGCGAGGCCTTCTTCCTCATCCTCAACAACAACATCAACTGCACCGTGCACGCCGGCGAAGCCTTCGGGCCTTCCTCCATCGCCCAGGCCGTGCACTACTGCGGCGCCCACCGCATCGGCCACGGCACCCGGCTGCGCGAGGACCCGGATCTCATGGCCTACGTCAACGACCATCGCGTCGCCTTGGAGATGTGCCTGTCGAGCAACGTGCACACCGGCGCCATCCAGAGCCTCGCCGACCACCCGATCAAGGAGTACCTGGACGCCGGCTTGCGGGTGACGCTGAACACCGACAACCGGCTCATGAGCAACACCTCGGTGACCCAGGAATTCCTCCTGGCCGTGGAACACTGCGGCCTGACGCTGCACGACATCGAGGACATCGTCCTCTACGGCTTCAAGAGCGCCTTCCTGCCGCTCTTGCGCAAGAAGGAGCTCCTGGGCAACGTGGTCCGGGAGATCCGTGCGCTGACGGCGCCCTATCATCCGCGGGGCGACGAGCACGAGGCCAACATCTGACCACGCCAGGCCGGCCGCCTGGGGGTCACCTCTTGCCGCCCGGCGAGCGCGCGGACAGCGCCGCCGCGGCTGCCGACTGCGGGACACACCCCGGCGCGCCTCGGCCTTCCCCGCCTGGGGACCGCATTTCCCTGTGAATGCATCTTGCTGTACTCGGCGACAGAGGCCGACGCGGCGCCCGTCCCGGTCAACTTCTAGCCGGGACGGCGGGGAACGCCTTGTCCCGCTTTCCACGCCGGCGTCCGGAGGTTCGAGGGTCGCCGCGGCCACCCTGCTGCCAGCGTCCCTGCACCGCGCCACCACACGGCGCCGCGCCCGGAAGGAACGGATTCCATGCTCTCCGACGAACTCGACGCCGATTCCGTGCGGGTGGCAGAGGTGCCGGAGACGCTTCCGGCGCTGCCCGTGAGCGACGCCGTCATCTTCCCCCACATGCTGGTGCCCCTCGTGGTCTCGGACCGCAAGCTCATCCTCCTGGCGGAGGACGTCCTCGCCGGGCCGAAGCTCTTCGGCGCCTTCACCCAGCGGCCGCCCGAGATGCTCGAGGGCGGCGAGGAGCTGGAGAGCATCCATCGCGTGGGCACGATCGTGGCGGTGAGCAAGACCATGCGCTTTGCCGACGGCTCCATGCGCATCCTCGGCAAGGGCATCTGCCGCGCCGAGATCCAGGGTCTCGCTTCCAGCGACCCGTACCTCACGGTGCAGCTGCGCTGTCATGCCGACGCCGCCGGAACGCCGCGGCGGCTGCGGCCGCTGATGAGCCAGGTGCTGCGCTCGTTCACCAAGCTCGTGGATGGTTCGGAGAACTTGCCGGGGGAGATGAAGTCGCTGGCGGCACGCACCACCGACGCCGGGGCGCTGGCGGATCTGGTGGCGGCGAACGTGGATTTCCGCGTTGCCGAGAAGCAGCAACTGCTGGAAGCCCTGAACGTGGGCGAGCGCTTGGAGAAGCTGGCGCAGATGCTGGCGCACGAGCTGCAGGTGCTCAAGATCGGCGAGAAGCTGCAGAGCGACATCCGCGAGGAGATGGACAAGGAGCAGCGCGAGTACTACCTGCGCCAACAGATGAAGGCGATCCGCAAGGAGCTCGGGGATCCCGAGGATGGCACCTCGGAGATCGACGAGCTGCGCTCTCGCATCCAGTCCCACGCCATGCCCGACGAGGCGCGGGAGGTCTCCCTCAAGGAGCTGGAGCGGCTGGCGCGGATGTCGCCTGCTTCCGCCGAATACACCGTGGCCAAGACCTACATCGACTGGATCCTGGACCTGCCGTGGAGCCAGGCCACGGAGGATCACCACGATTTACGCCGGGCGGCCCGCATCCTCGACGAGGATCATTACGATTTGCACAAGGTGAAGGAGAGAATCCTCGAGTTCCTGGCGGTGAAGAAGCTGAAGAAGGACATGCAGGGGCCGATCCTCTGCCTGCTCGGCCCGCCGGGAGTGGGGAAAACCAGCCTGGGACGCAGCGTCGCCCGCAGTCTGGGCCGCGAGTTCGTCCGCGTCGCCTTGGGCGGCGTGCGCGACGAAGCCGAGATCCGCGGCCACCGGCGCACCTACGTCGGGGCCATGCCGGGGCGGATCATCCAGGGCCTGAAGACGGCGAAGTCCAACAACCCGGTGTTCATGCTGGACGAGATCGACAAGGT
The window above is part of the Candidatus Krumholzibacteriia bacterium genome. Proteins encoded here:
- a CDS encoding FlgD immunoglobulin-like domain containing protein is translated as RAVVLARPDPWQLTGAFHHGDGAGHAWLCGAESGELPAMTAAELQSDWLRLGNGGHASIWSWMEAEVAEDGSARDGGRIEIQAEGESAWSALLPEGGYSHAFAAEDNTNPLGPGAACLSGRESAWRQLHFDLTPWNGQRVRLRFLFGSDASVAATAHRGWLLDDFVVVPGAVDPTDAEEALPSRLQLQVGPNPFHPNLNFQVQVPPQLGRLQLEVLDARGRVLRRLLDAPLPAGEHRLRWDGRDAAGLAAAAGVYYYRLLWAGGLETGKVVLVR
- the add gene encoding adenosine deaminase: MTKIPEELVRALPKTDLHLHLDGSLRLETMLALAREQGIRLPATEPESLARLVRMGAGERSLERYLAAFDYTLAVLQEKEAIERCAYELAADCAAENVRYIEVRFSPILHTRHGLSLKDSVEAVREGLWRAERELGIQTGIIICGIRHINPESSLVLAQLALEYKGAGVVGYDLAGAEEHFPAKKHREAFFLILNNNINCTVHAGEAFGPSSIAQAVHYCGAHRIGHGTRLREDPDLMAYVNDHRVALEMCLSSNVHTGAIQSLADHPIKEYLDAGLRVTLNTDNRLMSNTSVTQEFLLAVEHCGLTLHDIEDIVLYGFKSAFLPLLRKKELLGNVVREIRALTAPYHPRGDEHEANI
- the lon gene encoding endopeptidase La is translated as MLSDELDADSVRVAEVPETLPALPVSDAVIFPHMLVPLVVSDRKLILLAEDVLAGPKLFGAFTQRPPEMLEGGEELESIHRVGTIVAVSKTMRFADGSMRILGKGICRAEIQGLASSDPYLTVQLRCHADAAGTPRRLRPLMSQVLRSFTKLVDGSENLPGEMKSLAARTTDAGALADLVAANVDFRVAEKQQLLEALNVGERLEKLAQMLAHELQVLKIGEKLQSDIREEMDKEQREYYLRQQMKAIRKELGDPEDGTSEIDELRSRIQSHAMPDEAREVSLKELERLARMSPASAEYTVAKTYIDWILDLPWSQATEDHHDLRRAARILDEDHYDLHKVKERILEFLAVKKLKKDMQGPILCLLGPPGVGKTSLGRSVARSLGREFVRVALGGVRDEAEIRGHRRTYVGAMPGRIIQGLKTAKSNNPVFMLDEIDKVGADFRGDPSAALLEVLDPAQNHAFSDHYLNLPFDLSKVLFVATANTLDTIPHVLRDRLEVLEIPGYTNGEKLEIAKRYLVPRQMQAHGIVAAHLRFTDAGLMTVIADYTREAGVRQLERCVGTVCRRVARGVAAGRKSLRKLRRDNVHDFLGAPAYLSPAALRRSEVGVATGMAWTQTGGEILFIEAVKMPGKGALKLTGSLGQVMRESAEAALSFLRSRAGAARVGHEFFARNDFHIHIPAGATPKDGPSAGITIATALASLVYGIPVRSTVAMTGEVTLTGKVLPVGGVRLKLLAAFRAGIREIVLPRQNEKDLEEVPQEVLEKLEIHYVEGVDEVLDQALVQPPPRARGSAPKVGERRAATRT